A DNA window from Ancylothrix sp. D3o contains the following coding sequences:
- a CDS encoding serine hydrolase yields MSVKFSRRRFLQYGGSAFLGFASTAGSKACAQLKPEVSGDKIVANLERYIPELMQQARVPGAAVAVVREGRVLWAGGFGVKSVQTGERVTENTVFAAASLSKPVFAYAALKMCERGQLSLDLPLTNYTAKPYISDERIQQVTTRMVLAHTAGFPNWSGDEPVWFDFNPGAKFGYSSEGFIYLQSVVERLTKENFNDYMIRNFFAPLGMVNSSYVWRPAFESMAANGHDRGGKVYPLNRPKEAVSAGSLRTNVTDYAKFLMAMMEPGVYDNPFRLNEDSLAQMVRQNSAINSNLGWGLGWGVEKTRNGDFFWHWGDSGIYKSFALGSRMFQTGAVILTNSENGLKICDNIVKMALGGEHPAFDFEMIEY; encoded by the coding sequence ATGTCTGTCAAGTTTTCGCGTCGTCGGTTTCTTCAGTATGGTGGTTCGGCGTTTTTGGGTTTTGCTTCGACTGCGGGATCTAAGGCTTGCGCTCAGTTGAAACCGGAGGTTTCTGGGGATAAAATTGTTGCGAATTTGGAACGTTATATACCTGAGCTTATGCAGCAAGCAAGGGTGCCGGGGGCGGCGGTTGCGGTTGTTAGGGAGGGGCGTGTTTTGTGGGCGGGTGGCTTTGGGGTGAAAAGTGTCCAAACGGGGGAACGAGTAACAGAAAATACGGTGTTTGCTGCGGCTTCTTTGAGTAAGCCGGTGTTTGCTTATGCGGCGCTGAAAATGTGCGAACGGGGGCAGTTGAGTCTTGATTTGCCTTTAACTAATTATACTGCAAAACCTTATATTTCTGATGAGAGGATTCAACAGGTTACTACTCGAATGGTGCTTGCTCATACGGCGGGTTTTCCTAATTGGAGTGGGGATGAGCCGGTGTGGTTTGATTTTAATCCGGGGGCGAAATTTGGTTATTCGAGTGAGGGTTTTATTTATTTGCAAAGTGTGGTGGAACGATTGACAAAAGAGAATTTTAATGATTATATGATTCGCAATTTTTTTGCACCGTTGGGGATGGTAAATAGTAGTTATGTTTGGAGGCCGGCTTTTGAGTCTATGGCGGCAAATGGGCATGATCGGGGGGGTAAGGTTTATCCTTTAAACCGGCCAAAAGAGGCTGTTTCAGCGGGCAGTTTGCGAACGAATGTTACGGATTATGCTAAGTTTTTAATGGCGATGATGGAACCGGGGGTTTATGATAACCCGTTTCGTCTGAATGAGGATAGTTTGGCGCAAATGGTTCGGCAAAATAGTGCGATTAATTCTAATTTGGGTTGGGGGTTGGGTTGGGGTGTTGAAAAGACTCGCAATGGTGATTTTTTTTGGCATTGGGGGGATAGCGGAATTTATAAAAGTTTTGCTTTGGGTTCGCGGATGTTTCAAACCGGCGCTGTGATTTTAACGAATAGCGAAAATGGTTTAAAAATTTGCGATAATATTGTTAAGATGGCTTTGGGTGGAGAACATCCGGCTTTTGATTTTGAGATGATTGAGTATTAA
- a CDS encoding PHP domain-containing protein, which yields MAVNLALARFSVKPPAQDMPALKQVFQSIGAASCPHQYNFHLHTIYSDGQLTPEELIEQAIEFGLQGLAITDHHSIGGYEVAQSWLSDRQESSSDVSLPHLWTGVEINADLLGCEVHILGYAFNPESSSMKPYLQGKATNGKDYLAGSVIEAIHWAGGLAVLAHPQRYRLPVENLIPAARQLGIDGVEAFYAYNNPSPWRPSERQTDLVCKLGAEYGLLNTCGTDTHGKSILQRL from the coding sequence ATGGCGGTTAATCTTGCTTTGGCTCGTTTCTCGGTTAAGCCACCAGCACAAGATATGCCGGCACTCAAGCAAGTCTTTCAAAGCATTGGTGCTGCTTCTTGTCCCCATCAGTATAATTTTCACCTGCACACGATTTATTCCGACGGTCAGTTAACGCCAGAAGAATTGATCGAGCAGGCTATTGAGTTTGGCTTGCAAGGATTGGCAATTACTGATCATCACAGTATCGGTGGTTATGAAGTTGCTCAAAGTTGGCTTTCTGACCGGCAGGAATCCTCTTCTGATGTTTCGTTACCTCATCTCTGGACGGGGGTGGAAATCAATGCGGATTTACTCGGATGTGAGGTGCATATTCTCGGTTATGCTTTTAATCCCGAAAGTTCTTCGATGAAGCCTTATTTACAAGGGAAAGCGACTAACGGTAAGGATTATCTGGCCGGTTCTGTGATTGAGGCTATTCACTGGGCCGGTGGGTTGGCGGTTTTGGCTCACCCGCAGCGGTATCGTCTTCCTGTTGAAAACTTAATTCCAGCGGCGCGTCAGTTGGGAATTGATGGGGTTGAGGCTTTTTATGCTTACAATAATCCTTCTCCTTGGCGTCCTTCAGAGCGGCAAACTGATTTGGTGTGCAAGCTTGGTGCTGAGTACGGTTTATTGAATACTTGTGGTACCGATACTCACGGTAAAAGCATCTTACAGCGTTTATAA
- a CDS encoding dipeptide epimerase codes for MKIEIQPFTVHKRFALTISRGTTAQTTNIWVKIEHEGIEGWGEASPFSTGIEPQTTEILLKALQTISQISETFNPHNRQQIERVLNELKTPSAARAAIDTALHDWIGKKAQMPLWKMWGLNSTYIPPTSVTIGINTPEKVKERVRDWLNLTQAKILKVKLGSPDGIEADKAIILAVKEQAPTTTQITIDANGGWNLENAIKMSEWLAEQQIKYVEQPLPRGQENDLPALKKRSPLPIFVDESCFTSRDIPPLANCVDGINIKLMKAGGLTEALRMIHTAKACGLQIMFGCYSDSTLANTAMSHLAPLADYLDLDSHLNLTDDFFTGATLQKGCLTPNENPGIGVTKTHP; via the coding sequence ATGAAAATAGAAATCCAACCCTTCACAGTCCATAAACGCTTTGCCCTCACCATCAGTCGGGGAACCACAGCCCAAACAACGAATATTTGGGTAAAAATAGAACATGAAGGCATAGAAGGATGGGGAGAAGCCTCGCCATTTTCCACCGGCATTGAACCGCAAACAACAGAAATTCTCCTCAAAGCCTTACAAACTATTTCGCAAATTTCCGAAACCTTTAATCCCCACAACCGGCAACAAATAGAACGAGTATTAAACGAACTAAAAACCCCCTCCGCAGCCCGCGCCGCCATTGACACAGCCCTGCATGATTGGATAGGAAAAAAAGCCCAAATGCCCCTCTGGAAAATGTGGGGTTTAAATTCAACTTATATCCCCCCCACATCAGTAACCATTGGCATCAACACCCCCGAAAAAGTAAAAGAAAGAGTCCGAGACTGGCTAAATTTAACCCAAGCCAAAATATTAAAAGTAAAACTGGGAAGCCCCGATGGAATAGAAGCAGACAAAGCAATCATTTTAGCAGTCAAAGAACAAGCCCCCACCACAACCCAAATTACCATAGATGCCAACGGCGGATGGAACCTAGAAAACGCCATCAAAATGAGTGAATGGCTGGCAGAACAGCAAATAAAATATGTAGAACAACCGCTACCTCGCGGCCAAGAAAACGACCTACCCGCCCTCAAAAAACGCTCACCCCTGCCAATTTTTGTAGACGAAAGTTGCTTTACAAGTCGAGACATTCCCCCCTTGGCAAACTGCGTCGATGGTATTAACATAAAACTAATGAAAGCCGGTGGATTAACCGAAGCTCTGCGAATGATTCACACCGCCAAAGCCTGCGGATTACAAATCATGTTTGGGTGCTATTCTGACAGTACATTAGCCAACACAGCCATGTCCCACCTAGCACCCCTAGCCGATTATTTAGACCTAGACAGCCACCTAAACC
- a CDS encoding acyltransferase family protein: protein MIHLATKPARLLSLDVFRGIAITAMILVNNPGSWDYIYPPLKHAKWHGCTPTDLVFPFFLFIVGVAMPLSLSKYTPENRPTKTVYQRIIQRCLILFALGLFLAILSLTLDAIFNSKPFDISTLRIMGVLQRIALCYLFASLIVLNFSPKQQFLTSAIILIGYWLALQFIPVPGYGTGNLSPNGEGTLIAYIDRLILTPKHLLKPNPGFDPEGLLSTLAAIVNVLIGYFTGTYLKQNPKPQNQTCILLIITGLSCLIIGHLWSYLFPLNKQLWTSSYTLYTSGWALLLLAALYYIIDIRNVRKWAKFFEIMGLNAIFLFVGSGIVARFLIKTHIGAGDKPPTTYTFIYENLFRAWAGPLNGSLAFAICTVVFWWGILYFMYKRKWFFKI from the coding sequence ATGATTCATCTTGCTACAAAACCGGCCCGCCTCCTATCCCTTGATGTCTTTCGCGGTATCGCCATCACCGCCATGATCCTCGTCAATAACCCCGGAAGTTGGGATTATATATATCCCCCCCTCAAACACGCTAAATGGCATGGTTGCACCCCCACCGACCTTGTTTTTCCCTTCTTCCTCTTCATCGTCGGTGTCGCAATGCCATTATCCCTATCTAAATACACCCCAGAAAACCGGCCCACCAAAACCGTATATCAACGTATTATTCAGCGCTGTTTAATATTATTTGCTCTTGGTTTATTCCTTGCCATTCTTTCCCTCACCCTTGATGCCATCTTTAACAGCAAACCTTTTGATATTTCTACTCTCCGCATCATGGGAGTTTTACAACGAATTGCCCTTTGTTACCTTTTTGCTAGTTTGATCGTTCTCAACTTCTCGCCAAAACAACAATTTTTAACCAGCGCTATTATCCTAATAGGATATTGGTTAGCACTGCAATTTATCCCCGTCCCTGGCTATGGCACCGGCAACCTATCACCCAACGGAGAAGGCACCCTCATCGCCTACATAGACCGGCTCATTCTCACCCCTAAACATCTCCTTAAACCCAATCCAGGTTTCGATCCAGAAGGACTCCTCAGCACCCTTGCTGCTATCGTAAACGTATTAATTGGATACTTCACCGGCACCTATCTTAAACAAAACCCCAAACCCCAAAATCAAACCTGTATCCTCTTAATTATCACCGGCCTTTCTTGCCTCATTATCGGGCATTTGTGGAGTTATCTTTTCCCCCTCAACAAACAACTTTGGACAAGTTCATATACTCTTTATACAAGCGGATGGGCCTTATTATTACTTGCCGCACTTTACTACATCATCGACATTCGCAACGTGCGAAAATGGGCAAAATTCTTTGAAATCATGGGATTAAACGCCATTTTTCTCTTTGTCGGTTCTGGAATTGTTGCCCGTTTTCTGATTAAAACTCACATTGGGGCCGGAGACAAACCCCCCACAACTTATACTTTTATCTATGAAAACTTGTTTCGAGCCTGGGCCGGCCCCCTCAATGGTTCTCTAGCATTTGCAATTTGTACAGTAGTTTTTTGGTGGGGAATTTTATATTTTATGTACAAACGTAAATGGTTTTTCAAAATTTAA
- a CDS encoding 3-deoxy-7-phosphoheptulonate synthase yields MPNKILDTNIETAQILISPLEIKSKLPLTVANSNTVAKYRKEIQDILEAKDNRKFIVVGPCSIHDIKAGEEYAHRLKSLSEKVKDKFLLIMRVYFEKPRTTVGWKGLINDPDMDDSFQIEKGLELARSFLLKITDLDLPTATEALDPIVPQYIGELISWTAIGARTTESQTHREMASGLSMPVGFKNSTDGSIEVALNAMQAARTPHSFLGINARGLVCVFKTKGNPYAHIILRGGNTGPNYGTQHVTAVAEKLKAANLPTNIVIDCSHGNSSKDHRKQGVVFNSVIDQMIEGNKLLVGMMIESNLYEGGQSIPCDLAQLKYGVSVTDKCIGWEETEELILSAHARL; encoded by the coding sequence ATGCCGAATAAAATTTTAGACACAAATATAGAAACAGCGCAGATTTTGATAAGTCCGCTTGAAATAAAATCAAAACTGCCTTTGACGGTGGCGAATAGCAATACTGTGGCGAAGTACCGCAAAGAAATACAAGATATTTTAGAAGCAAAAGATAATCGTAAATTTATCGTGGTTGGCCCTTGTTCGATCCATGATATCAAAGCTGGTGAAGAATATGCCCATCGCCTCAAAAGTTTATCGGAAAAAGTCAAAGATAAGTTTTTGTTGATTATGCGTGTTTATTTTGAGAAACCTAGAACTACGGTGGGGTGGAAAGGGTTAATTAATGACCCAGATATGGATGATTCTTTTCAGATTGAGAAGGGGTTGGAATTGGCGCGAAGTTTTTTGTTAAAAATCACGGATTTAGATTTACCAACGGCGACAGAAGCGCTTGATCCAATTGTGCCTCAATATATTGGGGAATTGATTAGCTGGACTGCGATAGGGGCGCGGACTACGGAATCGCAAACTCACCGGGAAATGGCTAGTGGTCTTTCGATGCCGGTGGGTTTTAAAAATAGTACGGATGGCAGTATTGAGGTGGCGCTAAATGCGATGCAAGCAGCGCGTACTCCTCACAGTTTTTTGGGGATTAATGCGCGGGGTTTGGTGTGTGTTTTTAAGACGAAGGGAAATCCCTATGCTCATATTATTTTACGGGGGGGAAACACCGGCCCGAACTATGGCACGCAGCACGTTACGGCGGTGGCGGAAAAGTTAAAGGCGGCGAATTTGCCGACGAATATTGTGATTGATTGCAGTCATGGCAATTCGAGTAAAGACCACCGCAAACAAGGGGTGGTTTTTAATAGTGTGATTGACCAAATGATTGAGGGAAATAAATTGCTGGTGGGGATGATGATTGAGTCTAATTTATATGAGGGCGGTCAATCAATCCCTTGTGATTTGGCACAGTTGAAGTATGGGGTTTCTGTGACGGATAAGTGTATTGGTTGGGAGGAAACTGAGGAGTTGATTTTGTCGGCTCATGCTAGACTTTAA
- a CDS encoding glycosyltransferase family 4 protein encodes MRIAQIAPLWERVPPPAYGGIELVVGLLCDELVRRGHEVTLFASGDSISLAKLESVHPRALRLDNSVKEYGIYEMLQLSRVYEKASEFDIIHSHMGCAALPFANLVKTPTVHTLHGIFTPDNEKMFRHAAKQPYVSISNAQREPRLKLNCVATVYNGVDISTYQFYEKPQDPPYLAFLGRLSPEKGPHLAIEIAKKSGWHLKMAGKVDPVDQEFFENEIKPHIDGKQIEYLGEANHAQKSLLMGNAVATLFPITWREPFGLVMIESMATGTPVIAMELGSTSEVIADNLSGFLCHSVDECVAAIDKAVQLNRRACRDYVQQKFSAQAMTDGYEAVYRQIVSQSFAKNGHLHTPSLSAV; translated from the coding sequence ATGCGGATTGCTCAAATTGCCCCTTTATGGGAGCGCGTACCCCCTCCAGCTTATGGAGGTATAGAATTAGTCGTAGGATTACTTTGTGATGAATTAGTACGGCGGGGTCACGAAGTAACATTATTTGCAAGCGGTGATTCAATTAGCCTCGCCAAATTAGAATCGGTACACCCGCGAGCACTTCGCCTAGACAATTCGGTAAAAGAATACGGCATTTATGAAATGCTGCAACTAAGCCGAGTTTATGAAAAAGCAAGTGAATTTGATATTATTCACTCGCACATGGGTTGTGCAGCTTTACCGTTTGCAAATTTAGTCAAAACTCCAACAGTTCACACTTTGCACGGCATTTTTACCCCCGACAACGAAAAAATGTTTAGGCACGCTGCCAAACAACCTTATGTCAGCATTTCTAATGCTCAGAGGGAACCGAGATTAAAGTTAAACTGCGTTGCCACAGTTTATAACGGTGTTGATATCAGCACATACCAATTTTATGAAAAGCCACAAGATCCGCCATATTTAGCATTTTTAGGCCGACTTTCTCCAGAAAAAGGGCCGCATTTAGCCATTGAAATTGCCAAGAAATCTGGCTGGCATTTAAAAATGGCTGGGAAAGTAGATCCGGTGGATCAAGAATTTTTTGAAAACGAAATTAAGCCGCATATTGACGGCAAACAAATTGAATATCTCGGTGAAGCCAACCACGCCCAAAAATCGCTGCTGATGGGGAATGCAGTTGCAACGTTATTCCCGATTACTTGGCGCGAACCTTTTGGTTTAGTAATGATTGAATCAATGGCCACCGGCACCCCCGTAATTGCGATGGAATTGGGGTCTACTTCGGAAGTCATTGCAGATAATTTGAGTGGCTTTTTATGCCATAGCGTTGATGAGTGCGTTGCAGCCATTGATAAAGCTGTGCAATTAAACCGGCGTGCTTGTCGAGATTATGTGCAGCAAAAATTTAGCGCCCAGGCGATGACCGATGGATATGAAGCAGTTTACCGGCAAATTGTCAGCCAAAGCTTTGCAAAAAATGGTCATCTTCATACGCCTAGTTTAAGTGCTGTTTAG
- a CDS encoding glycosyltransferase family 1 protein, with product MSLKDGQPISLMKTEISSPISPSKSERSVSPFASARPAIPGRQPIALISDHGDPAAEIGKEEAGGQNVYVRQVGEALAKLGWQVDMFTRKTKPEDPTIVQHSPHCRTIRLKAGPEKFIPRDELFDYMPAFVEAFEKFQLKEGTSYPVIHTNYWMSAWVGLQLKQKSNIQLVHTYHSLGAVKYQAVSHRPASAEIRLAVEQEILEKAHCVVATSPQEEEVLRSLVSAKGHVEVIPCGTDITNFRVLPKAEARTKLGLDHHEQIVLYVGRFDPRKGIETLVRSCAISEARKEGKFRLIIAGGCDEEGADGRERQRIEKLVEELKLSAQTIFPGRLDHNILPLYYAAADVCVVPSHYEPFGLVAIEAMACGTPVVASNVGGLKFTVIPEETGLLVSPQDVSGFTAAIDRILMDELWARKLRRLAPVRVTQNFSWAGVAIQLSDLYRRLLASSIMDEQFLSLLLPRPRETSVSASPRVATVAPANVGLTKVS from the coding sequence ATGTCTTTGAAAGATGGACAGCCGATTTCTCTAATGAAAACGGAAATTTCTTCGCCAATTTCCCCTTCAAAAAGTGAGCGTTCAGTTTCACCTTTTGCTTCCGCACGACCGGCCATTCCGGGGCGGCAACCAATCGCTTTAATTTCTGATCATGGCGATCCGGCGGCAGAAATTGGTAAAGAAGAAGCCGGCGGCCAAAATGTCTATGTCCGTCAAGTTGGCGAAGCTTTGGCAAAATTGGGGTGGCAAGTTGATATGTTTACCCGCAAAACAAAGCCAGAAGATCCGACAATTGTTCAACATTCGCCTCACTGTCGAACCATTCGTTTAAAAGCCGGCCCAGAAAAGTTTATTCCCCGTGATGAGTTGTTTGATTATATGCCTGCTTTTGTTGAGGCTTTTGAAAAGTTCCAACTTAAAGAAGGCACAAGTTACCCCGTAATTCATACTAATTATTGGATGTCGGCTTGGGTGGGTTTGCAACTCAAACAAAAAAGCAATATCCAGTTAGTTCATACTTATCACTCTTTGGGTGCGGTGAAATATCAAGCAGTTTCCCACCGGCCCGCCAGTGCAGAAATTCGTTTAGCAGTTGAGCAAGAAATTTTAGAAAAAGCTCATTGTGTGGTCGCAACTAGCCCCCAAGAAGAAGAAGTTTTGCGGTCTTTAGTTTCGGCAAAAGGTCATGTCGAGGTGATTCCTTGCGGGACAGATATTACTAATTTCCGCGTGTTGCCAAAGGCGGAGGCGCGAACAAAATTAGGGCTAGATCACCATGAGCAAATTGTGCTTTATGTGGGCCGGTTTGACCCTCGCAAAGGTATTGAAACTTTAGTACGTTCTTGTGCAATTTCTGAAGCCAGAAAAGAAGGAAAATTCCGCTTAATTATTGCCGGCGGTTGTGATGAAGAAGGCGCAGATGGACGCGAACGCCAGCGCATTGAAAAACTTGTTGAAGAATTAAAACTCAGCGCACAAACGATTTTTCCTGGGCGTTTGGATCACAATATTTTGCCCCTTTATTATGCGGCTGCTGATGTTTGTGTGGTTCCCAGTCATTATGAACCTTTTGGGTTAGTTGCTATTGAGGCAATGGCTTGTGGTACGCCGGTTGTGGCTTCAAATGTTGGTGGTTTGAAGTTTACGGTAATTCCAGAAGAAACCGGTTTGTTAGTATCTCCTCAAGATGTTAGCGGTTTTACGGCGGCAATTGACCGCATTTTAATGGATGAATTATGGGCTCGAAAATTGCGACGTTTGGCGCCGGTTCGGGTAACTCAAAATTTTAGCTGGGCGGGAGTTGCTATCCAGTTAAGTGATTTATACCGACGTCTTTTAGCCAGTTCTATTATGGATGAACAATTTTTGTCTTTGTTGTTACCTCGTCCGCGTGAAACATCGGTTTCTGCTTCCCCTCGTGTGGCTACGGTTGCACCGGCTAATGTTGGTTTGACGAAGGTTTCTTGA
- a CDS encoding NADAR family protein, with translation MTIYFYTTGDKYGCFSNFSAHGFELDGVYWPTSEHYFQAQKFAGTPHAEQIATAKTPKDAAKMGRDRKRPLRSDWEKVKDDIMRKAVLKKFQTHPEIRQILLETGTEDIIENSPIDYYWGCGKDGTGKNMLGKILVETRELLRNYPTE, from the coding sequence ATGACAATTTACTTTTACACTACCGGCGATAAATACGGCTGCTTTTCCAACTTTTCCGCGCATGGTTTTGAACTAGACGGAGTTTACTGGCCAACCTCCGAACATTACTTTCAAGCTCAAAAATTTGCCGGCACTCCCCATGCAGAGCAAATTGCAACAGCAAAAACCCCAAAAGATGCAGCAAAAATGGGGAGAGATCGCAAACGTCCCCTGCGTTCCGACTGGGAAAAAGTTAAAGATGATATCATGCGAAAAGCCGTACTCAAAAAATTTCAAACTCACCCAGAAATCCGCCAAATTTTATTAGAAACCGGCACTGAAGACATCATCGAAAACTCCCCCATAGATTATTATTGGGGATGCGGAAAAGACGGCACCGGCAAAAATATGCTCGGCAAAATCCTAGTAGAAACCCGCGAACTTCTCCGCAATTACCCTACCGAATAA
- a CDS encoding HetZ-related protein — translation MNSPLTNSFYQTSNNVSINPDAENSDNNIERDNSEQSTAVTDNLPGFDTVSLTNLIIKELHDKISSSSRSVPEVALRLAREIERICSKSPRIQNSGEVRSWQQVLARHRVQKCLHYYQKGSKQGRVELHSNLSSMVYRHVAPLRSRLGFQGRYNLIEDFLQGFYIESLRAFRRENQLPENYQPRTQLELAEYMAFTEQFAKRRISLGRGAQQLIVLRAQGFANNQPEETVLDIEQAVEFPKGEEAESQNRSHAAQQVREQMVADTVDPAEAVLRDRVVAELVEYLEAQGQKDCVDYLVLKLQDLAAQEIDEILGLTARQRDYLQQRFKYHVEKFARSHNWKLVHQWLGADLDQNLGMAPQQWQAFISKLSPEDRQLMELKRSGLNDAEISKTLKCTAKQLQKRWTQLLNQAWETRNGGEQ, via the coding sequence ATGAACTCCCCACTCACTAACTCTTTTTATCAAACTTCCAACAACGTAAGCATCAACCCGGATGCAGAAAATTCAGATAACAATATCGAGCGTGACAATTCCGAGCAGTCAACAGCCGTAACCGATAACCTGCCAGGTTTTGACACAGTTTCTCTTACTAATTTAATCATCAAAGAACTCCACGATAAAATTTCCTCTAGCTCTCGCAGTGTCCCAGAGGTTGCCCTGCGCTTGGCGAGAGAAATTGAGCGCATTTGCTCAAAAAGCCCCCGCATTCAAAACTCTGGTGAAGTTCGCTCTTGGCAGCAAGTTTTAGCTCGTCATCGCGTCCAAAAATGCTTGCATTACTACCAAAAAGGCTCGAAACAAGGCCGCGTTGAATTGCACAGCAACCTCAGTTCAATGGTTTACCGCCACGTTGCTCCTTTGCGTTCACGTCTCGGTTTTCAAGGCCGGTATAACCTGATTGAAGACTTCCTCCAAGGTTTCTACATTGAATCTCTGCGAGCCTTCCGCCGCGAAAACCAACTGCCAGAAAACTATCAACCCCGCACCCAGCTTGAATTAGCCGAATATATGGCTTTTACCGAACAGTTTGCCAAACGCCGCATTAGTTTGGGACGTGGTGCTCAGCAGTTGATTGTTTTACGCGCTCAAGGTTTTGCTAACAACCAACCAGAAGAAACCGTCCTTGACATTGAGCAAGCGGTGGAGTTTCCCAAAGGTGAGGAAGCTGAATCGCAAAACCGTTCTCATGCGGCCCAGCAAGTGCGGGAACAAATGGTGGCCGATACGGTTGACCCGGCTGAGGCTGTGTTGCGCGACCGCGTGGTGGCGGAGTTGGTGGAATATCTCGAAGCTCAAGGTCAAAAAGATTGCGTTGATTATTTGGTTTTGAAGTTGCAAGATTTAGCGGCCCAAGAAATTGATGAAATTTTGGGTCTGACTGCCCGCCAACGTGATTACCTGCAACAGCGCTTTAAATATCATGTCGAAAAGTTTGCTCGCTCACATAACTGGAAGTTGGTACACCAGTGGTTAGGTGCGGATCTTGATCAAAATTTGGGCATGGCTCCTCAACAATGGCAAGCTTTTATCAGCAAGCTTTCCCCTGAAGACCGGCAGCTTATGGAACTTAAGCGCAGTGGTTTGAACGATGCTGAAATTTCCAAAACACTCAAGTGTACTGCAAAACAATTGCAAAAACGCTGGACTCAGCTTTTAAACCAAGCTTGGGAAACTCGTAATGGAGGGGAGCAATAA
- a CDS encoding L-threonylcarbamoyladenylate synthase, with the protein MATIYEIHPKNPQSRRIEEIKNALQNGAVMLYPTDTVYAIGCDLNAKSAIERVRQIKQMSNEKPLTFLCPSLSNVAHYAVVTDEAYRIMRHLVPGTYTFLLPATKLVPKVVMNPKRKTTGIRVPDHPVNLALLNALENPIISTSAHLFNDDVSQPMITTQVGRAELFDALDNLVDIIIDSGEEPGYQVSTILDLTGSEPVILRQGLGWQEAAAWGAVPVE; encoded by the coding sequence ATGGCAACAATATACGAAATTCACCCAAAAAACCCGCAATCGCGCCGCATCGAAGAAATCAAAAACGCCCTGCAAAACGGCGCTGTCATGCTTTACCCCACCGATACGGTGTATGCAATTGGTTGCGATCTCAACGCCAAATCCGCCATCGAACGAGTCCGGCAAATCAAGCAGATGTCCAACGAAAAACCCTTAACCTTTCTATGTCCCTCACTTTCCAACGTCGCTCATTATGCAGTAGTAACCGATGAAGCCTACCGAATCATGCGGCATTTAGTGCCTGGTACCTACACCTTTCTCTTACCGGCCACAAAATTAGTCCCCAAAGTCGTAATGAACCCCAAACGCAAAACCACCGGCATTCGCGTTCCCGATCACCCAGTCAATTTAGCCCTCCTCAACGCCCTCGAAAACCCCATTATCTCTACCTCCGCCCACCTTTTTAACGATGACGTCAGCCAGCCGATGATCACAACCCAAGTCGGACGCGCCGAACTCTTTGACGCCCTAGACAACTTAGTGGACATCATTATAGACAGCGGCGAAGAACCAGGCTATCAAGTTTCCACAATTTTAGACCTCACCGGCAGCGAACCGGTCATCCTCCGCCAAGGTTTAGGATGGCAAGAAGCGGCAGCCTGGGGTGCTGTGCCGGTCGAATAA